Proteins found in one Nitratiruptor sp. SB155-2 genomic segment:
- a CDS encoding major capsid protein encodes MAIQIKDTVIQTTAIDSIRDNLLNAKSATGGAISVGRNIHKGDYIEETFFDDFGNIVRRDPTVDTAVTPERLSTSKDVAVKLYFRGDLFVTNTELERYGTTVKNMNSKIGNKIGEKISRWTIEKGLIALVAALTSRAELVAGDGTTAADVKTLADAVFKLGDMNEDVKVFVTPSMVAYQLLQNALNSTADQISYGAVYGAQIGTLGRKLWMVDNAALQWSEDLNGDGVNENGYYTLGLTPGAITIDESEVVKILSDLDITQENAGYRFKTEGAYTIKVKGFSYNKSQGINPSDSVLGSTASWTLVGDIKAAAGVVAKTA; translated from the coding sequence ATGGCGATTCAAATCAAAGATACGGTAATTCAGACTACCGCAATTGACAGCATTAGAGACAATTTGCTCAATGCCAAGAGCGCTACAGGCGGTGCAATAAGTGTTGGTAGAAATATCCATAAAGGCGACTATATCGAGGAAACATTCTTCGATGATTTTGGAAATATTGTGCGAAGAGATCCAACGGTTGATACGGCGGTAACCCCTGAAAGACTATCTACAAGTAAAGACGTAGCGGTCAAACTCTACTTTAGAGGCGATCTATTTGTGACTAATACCGAGCTTGAGCGATATGGCACGACAGTGAAGAATATGAACTCTAAGATCGGAAATAAGATCGGAGAAAAGATCTCGCGATGGACAATAGAAAAAGGGCTTATAGCGTTGGTCGCGGCTCTAACTTCAAGAGCGGAGCTTGTCGCAGGTGACGGAACTACTGCAGCAGATGTAAAAACACTTGCCGATGCTGTGTTCAAGCTTGGTGATATGAACGAAGATGTGAAAGTGTTCGTAACTCCTTCCATGGTTGCATATCAGCTGCTTCAAAATGCGCTTAATTCTACTGCAGATCAGATTAGCTACGGTGCTGTCTATGGCGCACAGATTGGAACACTTGGAAGAAAGCTGTGGATGGTCGATAATGCCGCACTTCAATGGAGCGAGGACCTGAATGGCGATGGAGTCAATGAAAACGGATACTACACGCTTGGATTGACTCCTGGTGCGATTACTATCGATGAGAGCGAAGTTGTAAAAATCTTGAGCGATCTCGATATTACCCAAGAAAACGCAGGGTATCGATTCAAGACTGAAGGCGCTTACACCATCAAAGTGAAAGGTTTTAGCTATAACAAATCCCAAGGCATCAACCCTAGCGATTCTGTACTTGGCAGTACCGCAAGCTGGACGCTTGTAGGCGATATTAAAGCTGCTGCAGGCGTCGTAGCCAAAACTGCATAA